The Dyadobacter sp. 676 DNA window GACCTTATTAAGGGAACCGACAAGGGGATTCTCGTGACGCGCTTCTGGTACATCCGCAGCGTCGACCCGCAAACCCTGCTCTTCACAGGTCTCACGCGTGACGGCACTTTCTATATCGAAAACGGGCAGATCAAATACCCCGTCAAGAATTTCCGGTTCAACGAAAGTCCGGTGATCATGCTCAACAATGTGGAGGCTATCGGGAAACCGGTGCGCACGAATGGCAGCCTGATCCCGCCGCTGAAAATCCGCGATTTTACGTTTACCAGCCTTTCCGACGCTGTTTAGCGGTAAACGTAATCCATTTAAACTAATATCCTGCCATCCATAACAGGTGAGTTGAAACTAGTGCAGCCATTCATTAACTTATGAATTGCACTTTTTCGACTCACCTAATCAATTCTATTAGCTAAACATCTACACTTTGAAACGACGAGATTTTATTCAAATCGCCGGGCTCGGGACGGGAGCGTTCATGTTGCCGGGCTTTGCTACCGGCCGACCGGTTTCGCCGGAGGTATTTCTGGTGCCGGGCGCCGACGTGGCCGTCAAAAAGCGGCTCGCCGACGCGGCCCTCAATGCGGCCAGATCCAAGGGAGCGTCGTACGCTGATGTACGCATCGGGCGATACCTCAATCAATACGTCACAACCCGGGAAGACAAGGTCGAAAATATCGTCAATACCGAATCTTACGGCGTCGGCGTGCGGGTAATTGCCAATGGTTGCTGGGGTTTCGCTGCCGTCGTGGATGCCAAGAGCGAAGCGCAGCTGGCGAAAGCGGCAGAAGAGGCAGTTGCGATCGCCAAGGCCAATGCAAAGCTTATGAAGGAGCCCGTGCAGCTTGCACCGCAAAAAGGTTTTGGAGAAGTAACCTGGAAGGCGCCGATAAGGAAGAACGCATTTGAAGTACCTATTAAAGAAAAGGTGGATCTGCTGCTTTCGGTGAACGACGCCGCCATGAAAAACGGTGCCAACTATGTGAATTCGGTCCTGTTTCAGGTGAATGAACAGAAATATTTCGCTTCTACCGACGGCTCCTACATCGATCAGGATATTCACCGTATCTGGCCGCTTTTCAATGTGACGGCCATTGATCCCAAAACAGGCAAGTTTGAAACGCGCCGCTCGCTGAGTGCGCCAATGGGAATGGGTTACGACTATCTGCAGACAAATCCCGCCGATAAAGTCGCCGGCGTTACGACCCGTTACAATAAAGGGTACGACATGCTCGAAGACGCCGCTGCTGCCTCTCGGCAAGCGAAGGAAAAGTTGACCGCGAAATCCGTAGAAGCGGGTAAATACGACCTGATCCTCGATCCCTCGCATTTATGGCTGACGATCCACGAATCGGTAGGGCATCCCCTGGAACTCGACCGGGTGCTGGGTTACGAGGCCAACTTTGCAGGAACGTCCTTCGCCACGCTCGATAAATGGAAGTCTAAAAACTTCCAGTATGGCAGCAAGCAGGTGACGCTGGTGGCCGACAAATTGCAGACGGGCTCGCTCGGAGCCGTCGGCTGGGACGATGAAGGGGTCAATACCAAACAATGGGATCTTGTGAAGGATGGCATTCTTGTAAACTACCAGGCGATCCGCGACCAGGCACATATCATTGGTGAAAAGGAGTCGCATGGCTGCTGCTACGCCGACAGTTGGAGCTCGGTGCAGTTCCAGCGCATGCCGAATGTGTCGCTGGCGGCGGGTAAAACGCCGTTGTCGGTGGAAGAGATGATCAAGGACGTCAAAAAGGGCATTTACATTATCGGCGACGGCTCGTTCTCGATCGATCAGCAGCGTTACAACTTTCAGTTTGGCGGTCAACTGTTTTACGAAATCAAAGACGGGAAGATCGTCGGCATGCTGAAAGATGTGGCCTATCAATCGAATACCCAGGAATTCTGGAACTCGTGCGTGCAGGTGTGCGACGAGCGCGACTACCGCCTCGGTGGTTCGTTTTTCGACGGCAAAGGGCAACCCATGCAATCCAGCGCCGTATCGCACGGCAGTTCGACGGCACGCTTTAACGGGGTGAACGTTATTAACACCGCTAGGAAAATCTAATGATTGACCGGGTCGCCGGTGCAATGACTGAATGATTGAATAATCGTCATTGAGTCAGATGTGGTCGTGAAATTGTCAAGATTCAACCCCTGAACACACTTGACTATACTTGACATTTCATTCACTCATTCCCCGTTCCACGGCGGCTCATTCAATCATTCAGTCATTCGATCATTCAATCATTCAATCATTCAATCATTCAAATGTCCATCATACTAACAGAAGCAGAAGCAAAGGCGCTTTGTCAGAAAGTGCTGGGCTATTCAAAAGCCGATGAATGTGAGGTAAATATCCTGGGCGAGGAGCGGGGGAATCTGCGCTATGCCCGAAACGAAGTATCGACCAGCGGTTCGCTGATCAACCAGAATTTGCAGGTACAATCCGCATTTGGTAAAAAAGTCGGCGTTGCGACAATCGATGAATTCAGCGATGAATCGATTGAAAAGGTGGTCAGAAGGTCGGAAGAACTGGCCCGACTGGCTCCGGAAAACCCGGAGTACGTGGGCATTTTGGAACCCCAGACTTATTTGAAATCGAATGGTTTCTTCGAATCTACGGCCGCTATCGATCCCGCCTACCGTGCGGATGCCGTGGCTAAAAGCCTGGAACTCACGCGCAGCCAAAACATGACTGCCGCCGGTTTTCTCGAGAACCAGAAAGGCTATTCGGCTATGATGAATTCCAAAGGGCTTTTTGCCTATTATCCGAGCACGAGCGTCAATTTCTCGCTCACAGTGCGCACGCCGGACGGTAAAGGCTCTGGTTATGTAGCAAAAGGATATAGCGATGTAACCAAGCTGGATACGGCGGCCGCGACTAAAATCGCTATTCAAAAATCCAAAGGTTCTATCGATGCCAAAGCATTGGAGCCCGGCAAATACACGGTAATCCTCGAACCGACTGCCGCAGCCGTCCTTTTGGAAAACATATTCTTCAACCTCGACGCCCGGAGCGCGGACGAGGGCCGCTCTTTCCTGAGTAAGGCGGGTGGGAAAAGCAAGCTGAACGAAAAGATCGTCGATGAGCGGGTGAATATCTATTCGGACCCGACACACCCGGACTTGCCGGCGTCGCCGTGGGCGGGGGATGGGCAGGCAGCCAACAAGGTCAGCTGGATCGAGAAAGGAGTCGTCAAAAACCTGGTTTATTCGCGGTATTGGGCGCAAAAGAATAATGTAAAACCGGTGCCATTCCCGACGAACCTGATTATGGCGGGCGGTACGGCGACCATGGAAGAGCTGATCAAATCCACGCAGCGTGGAATCCTGGTCACCAAGCTCTGGTACATCCGGGAGGTCGATCCGCAGACGCTCCTGCTTACGGGCCTCACGCGCGACGGTACTTTTTACATTGAAAACGGGGTCATCAAACATCCGATCAAAAACTTCCGTTTTAATGAGAGTCCGGTGATCATGCTCAACAACCTCGAAACGCTCGGTAAACCCGAGCGCGTGGTGAGCACCGAAAGCAACAGTAATTATCTGATCCCGCCGATGAAAATCCGGGAGTTCACATTCTCATCGTTATCTGACGCAGTTTAGTATTGAAACCTTTTTTCTTCACCAGAATCCAATACACCTCCGGTAACTGGGATACCGACCAGCGAATGCCGTCCAATTTACTGCATTCGCTGGTCGAGTACACCACGATACCGGTCGACGAGAAGGAAAAAGTGGTTCAATTGAGCAGTAGCGAAATATTCAAAAGCCCGTTCTGCTACATGAGCGGGCACAAATTGGTGGAATTTTCGGCCCGGGAGCGGGACCATTTTAAACGGTATGTACAAAACGGCGGCTTCGTATTCGTGGACGATTGTAACCACGATATCGACGGCCTTTTTGCCAAATCGTTCGAGCAGGAAATGGCCCGTACATTCGGCCCGAAAGCCTTGCAGAAAATTCCAAACAATCACCCGGTCTACCACAGTTTTTTCAAATTCGACGACGGTCCGCCGACCACTTCTTTCGAGCTGAACGGATGGGGCGACGATCTCGTGCACGATTATCTTAAAGCCATTACTGTCAACGGCAAGATCGGCGTCCTGTACAGCAACAAGGATTACGGCTGCGAATGGGATTACGATTTTCGGAACAAACGGTTCCTCGCGGTAGACAATACACGGTTTGGGGTGAATATTGTGGTGTATGCGTTGATGGGGTGACGGGAAAGGGAGGAAAAAGGAGGTGGGAATATTTACTAACCATTTAATATTATTGACACTACAAGATTTGGAAAACTCGACGACAACTTCTCATTACCGCGCATTGGTTGCAAAATTACCATTACTTAAAGCCGAGATCGCGAAAGTTATCGTTGGCCAGCAGGATGCCATCGAGGAAATCCTGACCGCATTGCTGGCATCCGGGCATTGTTTGCTGGAAGGTGTGCCGGGGCTGGCTAAGACTCTGATGGTCAAGACGATGTCCGAGGCGCTGCATATGAGCTTCCGCCGGATACAATTTACGCCCGACCTGATGCCGGGCGATATTGTGGGAACGGAGATATTGGAAGAAGATCACGAAACCGGCAGGAAGTTCTTCAAATTCAATCGTGGACCGGTATTTGCGAATGTGGTACTGGCCGACGAGATCAACCGGACGCCGCCTAAAACGCAGGCCGCATTGCTGGAAGCCATGCAGGAAAAAAGCGTGACTTATGGTGGCGAAAACTATCCGCTGCCTGATCCGTTCCTGATCATCGCGACGCAAAACCCGATCGAGCAGGCAGGTACTTATCCGCTTCCCGAGGCGCAGCTCGACCGTTTTTTGTTGTACATCAAACTGAGCTATCCCAGCGAAGAGGAGGAGCTGGATGTTCTGAAGACCACGACGGGCATTTTCAAACCCGAAATCGGCCGTATTTTGTCGGATTCCGAAGTGGCTGACCTGCAAAAATTGACGCGGCAGGTGCACATCGCCGATGAATTGCTGGTTCAAATCAATCAGTTGGTGCGGTCCACAAGGCCCGAAACGACCACATCGGAATTTGTGCGTGAATGGTGCGACTGGGGCGCCGGCCCGCGTGCGGGACAGGCGCTTGTGTTATGCGCGAAGGCGCGTGCGGTGCTGCACGAGCGATTTTCGGTGGTTCCAGAGGACGTCCGTACACTGGCATACCCTGTTTTGCGTCACCGAATCGCCATGAATTTCCGGGCGGAAGCCGAAGGGATCACCAGCGATCATGCCATTCAGGAGTTGTTGACGGCGTTGTAACTTCAGGCAGTTTCGCCTGAAATGCGAACCACCCTGCCCCTCGTAGGCATCAGAGATGGTAACAAATGCGATCCAGGCTCCGTCCCAATGAATGCAGTCGGGCATAATGCGTTAGCACCAGGCAATTTATCAAACCAATGCAGAAAACAACCGGATTACTGGCTTCCAGCCTGATCAAGCTGAAAAACCTGCAACTGACCGGGAAACTGGTCAGCGAAGAGCTGATGCTGGGCATTCATTCCAGCAAGCGCTCGGGTATAGGCATCGAGTTCGAACAATACCGCCATTACGAGCCCGGCGATGATCCCAAACGCATTGATTGGAAACTTTTTGCAAGAACGAACAAACATCTTGTACGCGAGTCCTCGACCGAAAGCGACCGGCAGATCCGCTTCGTGCTGGACCTGTCGGGATCGATGAATTATACTGAAAATGGGGTCAGCAGACTGCAATACGCTTGTATACTGCTGGCATCGCTGGCTTATTTATGTTACATTCAGAACGACCAGATGAGTTTGTACGGTTTGAAAGCCGGAAAGGTGGAAACGATCAGCGGAGCGGGATCGGCGTCGTCGGCCAGACAAGCATTTCAAAAGATCCTGGTGGGCCTGGAAAAAGCCTCCGCGGAGGGCCCCTGGACAACGGAGGGGATAGAGGGGTTTGAATTTCGGACTAAAAAGAAGGAACAGTTGATTTTCGTAAGCGACTTCCTGCAAGCGGATGACGAATGGCTTTCCTGGATACGTTCGCTGGCCGGGCCTTACCGGGAGATCGTCGTTTTTCAATTGCTCGGCGACCGGGAAACCGATTTCGACCTGAAAGGTTTTTACCGGTTCCGCGACCTGGAAAGTGCCCGCGAGCTGGAACTGGACGCGGAGTCGGCAGCAACGGCGTTCCGGGCATCGATGCGGTCTTACCTCGCGGATTTGAAAACTGCATTACAGATTCCGCACGTGCATCTGGTCCGTGCGCGCATGAGCGAGCCCATAGCACAGGTATTGAAGGCATTCTTAACCCGGAGAAAAGGCTGATGACATTCTTGCAACCATATATGCTTTGGGGGATACTGGCCGTTGCGATACCCGTCGCAATCCACTTCTGGCACCAGAAGAGAGGCCGGACCATCGAATGGGCTGCCATGCGCTGGCTGGGAGACCCGACTACATTACGGCACCGCGGTCTTCGTTTGAACGAAGTGTGGCTGATGGTGTTACGTTGCTTCCTTGTGGCGCTGCTCGCGCTGATAATCAGCAAACCCGTTTTGGAATGGTTCAAAAACGCCGGCGGACTGGAAACGATCCATCTGGTGCAGCCCGATCGGCTGGTGACGGGTACTTACCGTTTCGAACTTGAAAACGCCTGGCGCGCCGGGGAGAAGGTTTACTGGCTCGGAGCCGCGCCGGAAAAGGCGACCGGTATTTCCCCGATGCAGGCGGTCCCCGCACCGCTAACTTATTTGCAGCAGAATATCAATGCGTTGGCAGGCGGCAGCGGGAAAAATTTTAAGCTCTATTTCAGCAATGATCCCGCATTGGCCGATTTTCCGAAAATTTATATTCCGGGGGAATACCAGCTATTTCCGGTTGCCGATTCCTCCGGAAAAAAGAGAGTTTCACTCCTTGAAAATAACCCTGCGCGTAAAAAGGCGATTCGCGTGCTGCTCGAAAACGGGGATGCGGGTGAAAGACGGACCATCGAAGCAGCATTGGTCGCATTGGCCGGAGTGTACGGCTTTTTGTTTGAAACAGAATATAAAAACAACCCGGCAAGGCATTACGATTGGGTCTTTACCAACAAGCCGGTAACGCACGCCGGGGCGGGAACAAAGTATGTCGTTTCAGGAGCCGCTCCAAAGTGGGACGCCCCGGCTACCGTAATCTTCCTGCCCGACTCGCTGACATTGGCGGATTCCCGGTTCGTCGAGAGCGGGCGGTTTCCGGAATGGCTCGGCGAGTTATTGGTGCGGGACCTGAATTTGCAACCGGATGTCGGTCGTTTGAGTAACAGTCAGTTGTATGCGTTATTTGAAAAAGTGCCTTCGCTGAATGCCGGGAGTGAGGCGGCATTGCGGCCGTGGCTGCTGTTGCTGTTTTTAGGTTTGCTAATAGCCGAGCGCCTGCTGGCACTCCGTAAACCATCAAGGAGCCATGGCTAATCTGAAAAAACTTGTCAGATCGGTGAATACCCATCTCCGGTGGCTGGCCATTTTCAAATGTTTTCTGCTGGGGGGGCGCTTTCTATCTGTTGGCAGCGGCCTTTTTGACCGGCCATCCGTGGCTGCAATTGTTTATTGGCGGCATTGGCTGGTTGATCGGCACATTTGCCGCAAAGGCATTTACCGACAGCAAGCGCATGGCGATTTCGTTGATCCACAGCAGTAATCCGGGCCTGGAATACAGCCTCGACCTGCTCGAAAAGCCCGATCTGAACATTGTAGAGCAAATGCAACTCGAACGGATCGCCTCCAATCCAGTATCGTTTCCGCGCCGTGGCGTGTACAGCGGGATAGGGGCATATCTGGGTGTGTTACTGCTGGCAACAGGCGTTAACTATGGATGGTCTGCATGGCGGGAAACGGGTAAGGGGCCCGATAAGGGAACTTCGCAAGGGCATGTCCGGCGCCCAACTGCGGGGATAACCGTTCCGAAATTCAGCTTTGCCAGTGTCGAAGTAACGCCGCCGGACTACACAGGGCTGCCGGGAAGGCGGTCGTCCGACCTGAACATCAGCTCCGTTATCGGCTCGGCGGTGGAATGGACGGTCCGTTTCGATCGTGAGGAAGGAGTGGCGGTACGCATTGCCAACAGTCGTGGCGAAGAGGTGAATTTGAAGAAAACGCGTGACGGCTTTGCGCATAAAGACCTTATTACAGGCACCGGTTTGTATGCCATCAGAGCTTACTGGAAAGACTCGCTGGTTTACCAGTCGGATTTTTACAAAATGGAAGCGCTGCCCGACCTTGCGCCGCGCATCGAGCCGGCCTCGAAGGAATTGTACCGTTATCATCTTTTGAGTGATCCCAAAACGATCCGTGTTTCGGCCAGCATAGCGGATGATTTTCGGGTGAAGCAGGCGTTTATTGTCGCTACCGTGGCACGGGGTTCGGGAGAAAATGTCAAGTTCAGGGAGGTGAGGATGCCGCTCGTTCCGGCCAACTTTAAGGAAGCCCGTGTTCAGAAAACCATTGATCTGAATGCATTGGATTTCGCACCCGGAGACGAGCTGTATTACTACTGGGCGGCGGTCGATAACCGGGAGCCGGAGGAGAATTTTACCAAGTCGGACACGTATTTCGTGGTATTTAAAGATACCGCAAAAGTTGAAGAGGCCCAGCTGGCGACGATGGCCGTCAATATTATGCCCGAATATTTCAGGAGCCAGCGGCAGATCATTATCGACACGGAAAAGCTTATAGCCAAGCGGAAAAAGCTGAAAGCGAAGGATTTCAATGCGGCTTCCAATGAGATAGGCTTCGATCAGAAAGTACTGCGGCTGCGCTATGGTCAATACCTGGGAGAAGAATTTGAAACCAGCATCGGCGGGGGCGATCATCCTGCTGCCGAGGACGGCGGCAATGTGATCGACGCATTCACGCACCATTCCGACGGGCACGGCGAAGGAGCGGAGGCGCACGTGGGCGAACCCGCAGGCGAACATGCCCATACGCACGCGCACAAACCTCCCGGCGAAAAGGATCCGCTGACGGCACTGATGGAGCAATATACCCACTCCCACGACGACGCGGAAACAAATACGTTTTATGAGCAGTCGACCCGCAGCCTGCTTAAAATGGCCCTGGAACAAATGTGGCAATCGGAACTGCATTTGCGCACCTATCAACCCGAAAAAGCGCTTCCTTTTGAACACAAGGCATTGGAATACCTTAAAACGGCGCAGCAAAAGGCACGGACCTACGTAAAAAAGAGCGGGTACGATCCGCCACCGATTAAGGAAAGGGAAAAGCGACTCACCGGCGAGCTCACGGAA harbors:
- a CDS encoding DUF4159 domain-containing protein, whose protein sequence is MKPFFFTRIQYTSGNWDTDQRMPSNLLHSLVEYTTIPVDEKEKVVQLSSSEIFKSPFCYMSGHKLVEFSARERDHFKRYVQNGGFVFVDDCNHDIDGLFAKSFEQEMARTFGPKALQKIPNNHPVYHSFFKFDDGPPTTSFELNGWGDDLVHDYLKAITVNGKIGVLYSNKDYGCEWDYDFRNKRFLAVDNTRFGVNIVVYALMG
- a CDS encoding TldD/PmbA family protein; this encodes MKRRDFIQIAGLGTGAFMLPGFATGRPVSPEVFLVPGADVAVKKRLADAALNAARSKGASYADVRIGRYLNQYVTTREDKVENIVNTESYGVGVRVIANGCWGFAAVVDAKSEAQLAKAAEEAVAIAKANAKLMKEPVQLAPQKGFGEVTWKAPIRKNAFEVPIKEKVDLLLSVNDAAMKNGANYVNSVLFQVNEQKYFASTDGSYIDQDIHRIWPLFNVTAIDPKTGKFETRRSLSAPMGMGYDYLQTNPADKVAGVTTRYNKGYDMLEDAAAASRQAKEKLTAKSVEAGKYDLILDPSHLWLTIHESVGHPLELDRVLGYEANFAGTSFATLDKWKSKNFQYGSKQVTLVADKLQTGSLGAVGWDDEGVNTKQWDLVKDGILVNYQAIRDQAHIIGEKESHGCCYADSWSSVQFQRMPNVSLAAGKTPLSVEEMIKDVKKGIYIIGDGSFSIDQQRYNFQFGGQLFYEIKDGKIVGMLKDVAYQSNTQEFWNSCVQVCDERDYRLGGSFFDGKGQPMQSSAVSHGSSTARFNGVNVINTARKI
- a CDS encoding TldD/PmbA family protein, which encodes MSIILTEAEAKALCQKVLGYSKADECEVNILGEERGNLRYARNEVSTSGSLINQNLQVQSAFGKKVGVATIDEFSDESIEKVVRRSEELARLAPENPEYVGILEPQTYLKSNGFFESTAAIDPAYRADAVAKSLELTRSQNMTAAGFLENQKGYSAMMNSKGLFAYYPSTSVNFSLTVRTPDGKGSGYVAKGYSDVTKLDTAAATKIAIQKSKGSIDAKALEPGKYTVILEPTAAAVLLENIFFNLDARSADEGRSFLSKAGGKSKLNEKIVDERVNIYSDPTHPDLPASPWAGDGQAANKVSWIEKGVVKNLVYSRYWAQKNNVKPVPFPTNLIMAGGTATMEELIKSTQRGILVTKLWYIREVDPQTLLLTGLTRDGTFYIENGVIKHPIKNFRFNESPVIMLNNLETLGKPERVVSTESNSNYLIPPMKIREFTFSSLSDAV
- a CDS encoding BatA domain-containing protein, yielding MTFLQPYMLWGILAVAIPVAIHFWHQKRGRTIEWAAMRWLGDPTTLRHRGLRLNEVWLMVLRCFLVALLALIISKPVLEWFKNAGGLETIHLVQPDRLVTGTYRFELENAWRAGEKVYWLGAAPEKATGISPMQAVPAPLTYLQQNINALAGGSGKNFKLYFSNDPALADFPKIYIPGEYQLFPVADSSGKKRVSLLENNPARKKAIRVLLENGDAGERRTIEAALVALAGVYGFLFETEYKNNPARHYDWVFTNKPVTHAGAGTKYVVSGAAPKWDAPATVIFLPDSLTLADSRFVESGRFPEWLGELLVRDLNLQPDVGRLSNSQLYALFEKVPSLNAGSEAALRPWLLLLFLGLLIAERLLALRKPSRSHG
- a CDS encoding MoxR family ATPase, whose product is MTLQDLENSTTTSHYRALVAKLPLLKAEIAKVIVGQQDAIEEILTALLASGHCLLEGVPGLAKTLMVKTMSEALHMSFRRIQFTPDLMPGDIVGTEILEEDHETGRKFFKFNRGPVFANVVLADEINRTPPKTQAALLEAMQEKSVTYGGENYPLPDPFLIIATQNPIEQAGTYPLPEAQLDRFLLYIKLSYPSEEEELDVLKTTTGIFKPEIGRILSDSEVADLQKLTRQVHIADELLVQINQLVRSTRPETTTSEFVREWCDWGAGPRAGQALVLCAKARAVLHERFSVVPEDVRTLAYPVLRHRIAMNFRAEAEGITSDHAIQELLTAL
- a CDS encoding DUF58 domain-containing protein is translated as MQKTTGLLASSLIKLKNLQLTGKLVSEELMLGIHSSKRSGIGIEFEQYRHYEPGDDPKRIDWKLFARTNKHLVRESSTESDRQIRFVLDLSGSMNYTENGVSRLQYACILLASLAYLCYIQNDQMSLYGLKAGKVETISGAGSASSARQAFQKILVGLEKASAEGPWTTEGIEGFEFRTKKKEQLIFVSDFLQADDEWLSWIRSLAGPYREIVVFQLLGDRETDFDLKGFYRFRDLESARELELDAESAATAFRASMRSYLADLKTALQIPHVHLVRARMSEPIAQVLKAFLTRRKG